Proteins found in one Arachis stenosperma cultivar V10309 chromosome 8, arast.V10309.gnm1.PFL2, whole genome shotgun sequence genomic segment:
- the LOC130944600 gene encoding pentatricopeptide repeat-containing protein At3g22470, mitochondrial-like → MPRGQTGFAFSVMSKFIKWGFRPSAVTWTTLMKGLSLNGKMSDALYIHGKIIPKGFRFDEVMYGTLINGLFKTGETRFANQMLRQMESHFVRLNLVMYNIVVDGLCKHGRLNDALDLYSKMPDQGISPDIVTYSSLIYGFCRVGQWKEARLLLNDIVVKNISLDVYTFNIIIDALCKEGMLLQAQVMCDVMIERGQQPDIITYTILMDGYCRNNEVDKARNLFDMVIERGFVPDVWSYNILIKGYVKIKRVDEALSLMKSKNIVPNIITYNSLVDGLCKAGRISHAWEIVTKMHYCGQPSPDVNTYNIFLDYLCKNQHLDEAIKLFKRLMYERSFVPNVWSYNILIRGYCQNKRLDEAKNLFQVMRLKNLDPNIVTYNILLQALCDTQQLRKAITLLNQIVDDDICPNLCTYKILIHGL, encoded by the exons ATGCCACGAG GCCAAACAGGTTTTGCTTTCTCGGTAATGAGCAAGTTTATTAAGTGGGGTTTTCGGCCAAGTGCTGTAACTTGGACTACACTAATGAAGGGGTTGTCTCTTAATGGTAAAATGTCGGATGCACTATACATTCATGGTAAAATTATTCCCAAAGGATTTCGGTTTGATGAAGTTATGTACGGAACCTTAATCAATGGTCTGTTTAAGACGGGAGAAACAAGATTTGCTAATCAAATGCTTCGGCAAATGGAGAGTCACTTTGTTAGGCTAAATCTTGTAATGTACAATATTGTTGTTGATGGTTTGTGCAAGCATGGACGGTTGAATGATGCACTGGATTTGTATTCTAAAATGCCTGATCAAGGAATTTCCCCCGATATTGTCACTTACAGTTCATTAATCTATGGTTTCTGTCGTGTGGGCCAATGGAAAGAAGCTAGATTATTGCTGAATGATATTGTTGTTAAAAACATTAGCCTAGATGTGTATACCTTTAACATAATAATTGATGCATTATGCAAAGAAGGGATGCTATTGCAAGCCCAAGTTATGTGCGACGTGATGATTGAAAGAGGTCAACAACCAGACATTATTACTTACACAATTTTGATGGATGGATATTGTAGGAACAATGAAGTTGATAAGGCAAGAAACTTATTTGATATGGTAATTGAAAGGGGTTTTGTGCCTGATGTTTGGAGTTATAACATCTTGATTAAAGGTTATGTCAAGATCAAAAGAGTGGATGAAGCCTTGAGTTTGATGAAAAGTAAGAATATAGTTCCAAACATTATAACGTACAATTCTCTAGTTGATGGCTTGTGCAAAGCCGGTAGAATCTCGCATGCATGGGAGATTGTTACAAAAATGCATTATTGTGGTCAACCATCCCCTGATGTAAACACTTACAATATATTTTTAGACTACTTATGCAAAAACCAGCATCTTGATGAggcaattaaattatttaagagACTCATGTATGAAAGAAGTTTTGTTCCAAATGTTTGGAGTTACAATATCTTGATCAGAGGTTATTGCCAGAATAAAAGATTAGATGAAGCAAAGAATCTTTTCCAAGTTATGCGTTTGAAGAATTTGGATCCAAATATTGTAACTTACAATATATTGTTACAGGCTTTATGCGACACGCAGCAACTTCGCAAGGCAATTACACTATTAAACCAAATTGTTGACGATGATATCTGTCCTAATTTGTGCACATACAAAATACTTATACATGGTTTATAG
- the LOC130944601 gene encoding uncharacterized protein LOC130944601, with protein sequence MNMKLGLHFLPPVPPTHVCEREFLALKKMMASGGSTSVASRRCGRRTMDDVFSVDSSSTSVRRGRLRRGEHPKCKCRIYAVISRSRTTEVRISCSLAVLTSRKSKNIVIFFVWFDEIFGYLVDDVVESRRLASVETCVGEEFGASLDYCLEERVKQLEEMLIKKNEDNSKLKKDSVLRLFSSVIIGALIVVILFCIYVVII encoded by the exons ATGAACATGAAATTAGGTCTTCACTTTTTACCCCCTGTGCCTCCAACCCATGTATGTGAGAGAGAGTTTTTGGCTCTGAAGAAGATGATGGCTAGTGGAGGCAGCACGTCAGTTGCAAGTCGGAGATGCGGTCGGAGAACTATGGATGATGTCTTCAGTGTTGACAGCAGTTCGACTAGCGTCCGCAGGGGGCGACTTAGAAGAGGAGAACATCCTAAGTGCAAGTGCAGGATATATGCCGTAATATCCAGGTCTCGCACAACAGAAGTCCGAATAAGCTGTTCTTTGGCTGTCCTCACTTCAAG GAAAAGCAAGaatattgtgattttttttgtatggtTTGATGAGATTTTTGGGTATTTAGTGGATGATGTAGTTGAGAGCCGTAGATTGGCCTCTGTGGAGACATGCGTGGGTGAAGAATTTGGTGCAAGTTTGGATTATTGCTTGGAAGAGAGAGTGAAACAATTGGAGGAGATGTTAAtaaagaagaatgaagataaTTCGAAACTCAAGAAGGACAGTGTTCTAAGGTTGTTTAGTAGTGTAATAATAGGTGCACTTATAGTTGTGATTCTGTTTTGTATCTATGTGGTGATTATTTAA